From the genome of Bactrocera oleae isolate idBacOlea1 chromosome 2, idBacOlea1, whole genome shotgun sequence, one region includes:
- the LOC118683711 gene encoding uncharacterized protein, which yields MGKNKGGSGAGKGGGGGGGGDNSGGGGGNKKSGGVGEKSGNKNNGGAGAEKPGGKKVQEQKVGGSGGGKKGNKK from the exons ATGGGGAAAAATAAAGGAGGGAGTGGAGCAGGTAAAGGGggtggcggcggcggtggcggtGATAACAGTGGCGGTGGTGGTGGAAAT aaaaaaagtgGTGGTGTTGGTGAAAAGAGCGGGAACAAAAATAACGGTGGTGCGGGTGCGGAAAAACCTGGTGGTAAAAAGGTGCAAGAGCAGAAGGTAGGCGGAAGTGGAGGAGGAAAAAAAGGAAACAAGAAGTAA